A DNA window from Acidobacteriota bacterium contains the following coding sequences:
- a CDS encoding BrnT family toxin, whose amino-acid sequence MAITFDPRKDAVNRRKHDISLSRAEDFDFETAIFVVDDREDYDEVRYRALGFLEARLYSLVFTQDGEDIRAISLRKATRHEAKECEENG is encoded by the coding sequence GTGGCGATCACGTTCGACCCGAGGAAAGATGCCGTTAACCGGAGGAAGCACGACATCTCGCTGAGTCGGGCAGAGGACTTCGACTTTGAGACGGCGATCTTCGTTGTGGACGACCGCGAGGATTACGACGAGGTTCGTTACCGTGCCCTCGGATTTCTGGAAGCACGGCTCTATTCGCTAGTGTTTACACAGGATGGCGAGGACATTCGCGCCATCAGCCTCAGAAAGGCGACTCGACATGAAGCAAAAGAGTGTGAAGAAAACGGTTAA
- the tuf gene encoding elongation factor Tu (EF-Tu; promotes GTP-dependent binding of aminoacyl-tRNA to the A-site of ribosomes during protein biosynthesis; when the tRNA anticodon matches the mRNA codon, GTP hydrolysis results; the inactive EF-Tu-GDP leaves the ribosome and release of GDP is promoted by elongation factor Ts; many prokaryotes have two copies of the gene encoding EF-Tu): MVMPGDNIQLEITLHTPVAMEKGLRFAIREGGRTVGAGTISEIIK; the protein is encoded by the coding sequence ATGGTGATGCCGGGCGACAACATCCAGCTGGAGATCACGCTGCACACCCCGGTGGCCATGGAGAAGGGCCTCCGCTTCGCTATCCGCGAAGGCGGTCGCACCGTCGGCGCGGGAACCATCTCCGAAATCATCAAGTAA
- a CDS encoding BrnA antitoxin family protein — translation MKQKSVKKTVKSAPDKENPEWTKEDFKRAVPFDRLPAEVQKSFSAQTRGPQIAPKKVPVSIRLSADVVKALRGSGAGWQSRVDDILRAHIK, via the coding sequence ATGAAGCAAAAGAGTGTGAAGAAAACGGTTAAGTCGGCTCCCGACAAAGAGAACCCGGAGTGGACGAAGGAGGACTTCAAGCGGGCAGTACCGTTCGACCGCTTGCCTGCCGAAGTTCAAAAGTCCTTCTCCGCGCAGACGAGAGGACCGCAGATAGCGCCGAAGAAAGTTCCGGTCTCAATCCGCCTTTCCGCGGATGTCGTGAAGGCCCTTCGTGGCTCTGGGGCGGGATGGCAGTCGAGGGTCGACGATATTCTTCGGGCACATATCAAGTAG